In Callospermophilus lateralis isolate mCalLat2 chromosome 19, mCalLat2.hap1, whole genome shotgun sequence, the following are encoded in one genomic region:
- the Gigyf1 gene encoding GRB10-interacting GYF protein 1 isoform X1: protein MAAETLNFGPEWLRALSSGGSVASPPPSPAMPKYKLADYRYGREEMLALYVKENKVPEELQDKEFAAVLQEEPLQPLALEPLTEEEQRNFSLSVNSVAVLRLMGKGAGPPLAGTSRGRGSTRSRGRGRGDSCFYQRSIEEGEGAFGRSPREIQRSQSWDDRGERRFEKSARRDGARSAFEEGGAGPRKEHARSDSENWRSLREEQEEEEEGSWRLGAGPRRDGDRWRSTSPDGGPRSAGWREHGERRRKFEFDLRGERGGCGEEEGRGGGGSSHLRRCRGPDGFDDDKDGLPEWCLDDEDEEMGTFDASGAFLPLKKGPKEPIPEEQELDFQGLEEEEEEPSEGLDEDGPEAGGKELTPLPPQEEKSSSSSPLSTLGPLWGTNGDGEETVEKELPTAEGDELRGVQLSPGVASPAAPPGDLEDEEGLKHLQQEAEKLVASLQDSSLEEEQFTAAMQTQGLRHSTAATALPLSHGAARKWFYKDPQGEIQGPFTTQEMAEWFQAGYFSMSLLVKRGCDEGFQPLGEVIKMWGRVPFAPGPSPPPLLGNMDQERLKKQQELAAAALYQQLQHQQFLQLVGSRQLPQCALREKAAMGDLTTPQQQLTTFLQQLQALKPPRGGDQNLLPTMSRSLSVPDSGSLWDVHTSASSQSGGEASLWDIPINSSTQGPILEQLQLQHKFQERREVELRAKREEEERKRREEKRRQQHQEEQKRRQEEEELFRRKQVRQQELLLKLLQQQQAAAAVPVPPAPSSPPPLWAGLAKQGLSMKTLLELQLEGERQLHKQPTPRELPRAQAPNHRVQLGGLGTGPLNQWVSEAGPLWGGPDKSGGSSGGSLGLWEDTLKSSGSLARSLGLKNSRSSPSLSDSYSHLTGRPVRKKTEEEEKLLKLLQGIPRPQDGFTQWCEQMLHTLSTTGSLDVPMAVAILKEVESPYDVHDYIRSCLGDTLEAKEFAKQFLERRAKQKASQQRQQQQQEAWLSSASLQTAFQANHSTKLGPGEGSKAKRRALMLHSDPSILGYSLHGPSGEIESVDDY, encoded by the exons ATGGCAGCAGAGACGCTCAACTTTGGGCCTGAGTG GCTGAGGGCCCTTTCCAGCGGAGGCAGCGTGgcctccccacccccatcccctgcTATGCCCAAATACAAGCTGGCTGACTACCGCTACGGGCGAGAGGAGATGTTGGCCCTCTATGTCAAGGAGAACAAG GTCCCTGAGGAATTGCAGGACAAAGAGTTTGCTGCCGTGTTACAGGAGGAGCCGCTGCAGCCCCTGGCTCTGGAGCCTCTGActgaggaggagcag AGAAACTTCTCCCTGTCAGTGAACAGTGTGGCTGTGCTGAGGCTGATGGGGAAAGGGGCTGGCCCCCCCCTGGCTGGCACCTCCCGTGGCAGGGGCAGCACGCGGAGCAGAG GCCGTGGCCGTGGTGACAGTTGCTTTTACCAAAGAAGCATTGAGGAAGGCGAGGGGGCCTTCGGGCGAAGTCCCCGGGAGATCCAGCGAAGCcagagctgggatgacag AGGTGAGAGGCGGTTTGAGAAGTCAGCAAGGAGGGATGGAG CCCGATCTGCATTCGAGGAGGGCGGGGCTGGCCCACGGAAGGAGCATGCTCGCTCAGATAGTGAGAACTGGCGTTCCCTGCGAGAGgagcaagaggaggaggaggagggcagctGGAGACTAGGGGCAGGACCCCGGCGAGATGGAGATCGCTGGCGCTCCACCAGCCCTG ATGGTGGCCCCCGCTCTGCTGGCTGGCGGGAACATGGGGAACGGCGTAGAAAGTTTGAATTTGATTTGCGTGGGGAGCGAGGAGGGTGTGGTGAAGAGGAGGGGCGGGGTGGGGGAGGCAGCTCTCACCTCCGGAGGTGCCGTGGACCTGATGGCTTTGATGACGACAAGGATGGGCTCCCGGAGTGGTGCCTGGATGATGAGGATGAAGAAATGGGCACCTTCGATGCCTCTGGGGCCTTCTTGCCTCTCAAG AAGGGCCCCAAGGAGCCCATTCCAGAGGAGCAGGAGCTGGATTTCCAGGgcctggaggaagaggaggaagagcctTCAGAAGGGCTGGATGAGGACGGACCTGAGGCAG GTGGGAAGGAACTAACCCCACTGCCTCCTCAGGAGGAGAAGTCCAGTTCCTCATCCCCACTGTCCACCTTGGGCCCACTCTGGGGGACGAATGGGGATGGTGAGGAAACTGTGGAGAAAGAGCTCCCCACAGCTGAAG GAGATGAGCTGAGGGGAGTTCAGCTGAGTCCTGGGGTGGCCTCACCCGCTGCTCCACCTGGAGATCTGGAGGATGAAGAAGGCTTGAAGCACCTGCAGCAG GAGGCAGAAAAGCTGGTGGCCTCCTTGCAGGACAGTTCTCTGGAGGAGGAACAGTTCACGGCTGCTATGCAGACCCAGGGCCTGCGCCACTCCACAGCTGCCACTGCCCTCCCCCTCAGCCATGGCGCTGCCCGAAAGTGGTTCTACAAGGACCCACAAGGGGAGATCCAAG GCCCCTTTACAACCCAGGAGATGGCAGAGTGGTTCCAGGCTGGCTACTTCTCCATGTCATTGCTGGTGAAGCGGGGCTGTGATGAGGGCTTCCAGCCTCTAGGAGAGGTGATCAAGATGTGGGGCCGCGTGCCCTTTGCCCCTGGGCCCTCCCCACCCCCGCTGCTG GGAAACATGGACCAGGAGCGCCTGAAGAAGCAGCAGGAGCTGGCCGCAGCGGCCTTGTACCAGCAGCTGCAGCACCAGCAGTTTCTTCAGCTGGTTGGCAG CCGCCAGCTCCCACAGTGCGCACTCCGGGAAAAGGCAGCTATGGGGGACCTGACGACGCCGCAGCAGCAGCTCACGACATTCCTGCAGCAGCTCCAGGCTCTCAAACCCCCCAG AGGTGGGGACCAGAACCTGCTTCCGACGATGAGCCGGTCCTTGTCGGTGCCAGATTCAGGCTCCCTCTGGGATGTACATACCTCAGCCTCATCACAGTCTG GTGGTGAGGCCAGTCTTTGGGACATACCAATTAACTCTTCGACTCAGGGTCCAATTCTAGAACAACTCCAGCTGCAACATAAA TTCCAGGAGCGCAGAGAAGTGGAGCTCAGGGCGAAGCGGGAGGAGGAGGAGCGCAAGCGCCGCGAGGAGAAGCGCCGCCAGCAGCACCAAGAGGAGCAGaagcggaggcaggaggaggaggagctcttTCGGCGCAAGCAG GTGCGGCAGCAGGAACTGTTGCTGAAGCTGCTGCAGCAGCAACAAGCCGCAGCTGCTGTCCCTGTGCCCCCTGCACCCAGCTCCCCACCCCCGCTCTGGGCTGGCCTGGCCAAGCAGGGTCTGTCCATGAAGACCCTGCTGGAGCTACAGCTGGAGGGAGAGCGGCAGCTGCACAAGCAGCCTACACCCCGGGAGCTGCCTCGGGCCCAGGCCCCCAACCACCGTGTG CAGCTTGGGGGCCTGGGCACTGGCCCCCTGAACCAGTGGGTATCTGAGGCTGGGCCACTGTGGGGCGGGCCAGACAAGAGTGGAGGCAGCAGTGGTGGCAGCTTGGGCCTCTGGGAGGACACCCTCAAGAGCAGTGGGAGCCTGGCCCGCAGCCTCGGCCTGAAGAACAGCCGGAGCAGCCCATCT CTCAGCGACTCCTATAGCCACCTGACAGGTCGGCCTGTTCGCAAAAAGACAGAGGAAGAAGAGAAGCTGCTGAAGCTGTTACAGGGCATCCCCAGGCCCCAGGACGGCTTCACCCAGTGGTGTGAGCAGATGCTGCACACCCTGAGCACCACGGGCAGCCTGGACG TGCCCATGGCTGTAGCGATCCTCAAGGAGGTAGAATCCCCCTATGATGTCCATGATTATATCCGTTCCTGTCTGGGGGACACGCTGGAAGCCAAAGAATTTGCCAAACAATTCCTGGAGCGGAGGGCCAAGCAGAAAGCCAGCCAGcaacggcagcagcagcagcag GAGGCGTGGCTGAGCAGTGCCTCTCTGCAGACAGCCTTTCAGGCCAACCACAGCACCAAACTTGGCCCTGGGGAGGGCAGCAAGGCCAAGAGGCGGGCATTGATGCTGCACTCGGACCCCAGCATCTTGG
- the Gigyf1 gene encoding GRB10-interacting GYF protein 1 isoform X2, producing the protein MAAETLNFGPEWLRALSSGGSVASPPPSPAMPKYKLADYRYGREEMLALYVKENKVPEELQDKEFAAVLQEEPLQPLALEPLTEEEQRNFSLSVNSVAVLRLMGKGAGPPLAGTSRGRGSTRSRGRGRGDSCFYQRSIEEGEGAFGRSPREIQRSQSWDDRGERRFEKSARRDGARSAFEEGGAGPRKEHARSDSENWRSLREEQEEEEEGSWRLGAGPRRDGDRWRSTSPDGGPRSAGWREHGERRRKFEFDLRGERGGCGEEEGRGGGGSSHLRRCRGPDGFDDDKDGLPEWCLDDEDEEMGTFDASGAFLPLKKGPKEPIPEEQELDFQGLEEEEEEPSEGLDEDGPEAGGKELTPLPPQEEKSSSSSPLSTLGPLWGTNGDGEETVEKELPTAEGDELRGVQLSPGVASPAAPPGDLEDEEGLKHLQQEAEKLVASLQDSSLEEEQFTAAMQTQGLRHSTAATALPLSHGAARKWFYKDPQGEIQGPFTTQEMAEWFQAGYFSMSLLVKRGCDEGFQPLGEVIKMWGRVPFAPGPSPPPLLGNMDQERLKKQQELAAAALYQQLQHQQFLQLVGSRQLPQCALREKAAMGDLTTPQQQLTTFLQQLQALKPPRGGDQNLLPTMSRSLSVPDSGSLWDVHTSASSQSGGEASLWDIPINSSTQGPILEQLQLQHKFQERREVELRAKREEEERKRREEKRRQQHQEEQKRRQEEEELFRRKQVRQQELLLKLLQQQQAAAAVPVPPAPSSPPPLWAGLAKQGLSMKTLLELQLEGERQLHKQPTPRELPRAQAPNHRVQLGGLGTGPLNQWVSEAGPLWGGPDKSGGSSGGSLGLWEDTLKSSGSLARSLGLKNSRSSPSLSDSYSHLTGRPVRKKTEEEEKLLKLLQGIPRPQDGFTQWCEQMLHTLSTTGSLDVPMAVAILKEVESPYDVHDYIRSCLGDTLEAKEFAKQFLERRAKQKASQQRQQQQQTAFQANHSTKLGPGEGSKAKRRALMLHSDPSILGYSLHGPSGEIESVDDY; encoded by the exons ATGGCAGCAGAGACGCTCAACTTTGGGCCTGAGTG GCTGAGGGCCCTTTCCAGCGGAGGCAGCGTGgcctccccacccccatcccctgcTATGCCCAAATACAAGCTGGCTGACTACCGCTACGGGCGAGAGGAGATGTTGGCCCTCTATGTCAAGGAGAACAAG GTCCCTGAGGAATTGCAGGACAAAGAGTTTGCTGCCGTGTTACAGGAGGAGCCGCTGCAGCCCCTGGCTCTGGAGCCTCTGActgaggaggagcag AGAAACTTCTCCCTGTCAGTGAACAGTGTGGCTGTGCTGAGGCTGATGGGGAAAGGGGCTGGCCCCCCCCTGGCTGGCACCTCCCGTGGCAGGGGCAGCACGCGGAGCAGAG GCCGTGGCCGTGGTGACAGTTGCTTTTACCAAAGAAGCATTGAGGAAGGCGAGGGGGCCTTCGGGCGAAGTCCCCGGGAGATCCAGCGAAGCcagagctgggatgacag AGGTGAGAGGCGGTTTGAGAAGTCAGCAAGGAGGGATGGAG CCCGATCTGCATTCGAGGAGGGCGGGGCTGGCCCACGGAAGGAGCATGCTCGCTCAGATAGTGAGAACTGGCGTTCCCTGCGAGAGgagcaagaggaggaggaggagggcagctGGAGACTAGGGGCAGGACCCCGGCGAGATGGAGATCGCTGGCGCTCCACCAGCCCTG ATGGTGGCCCCCGCTCTGCTGGCTGGCGGGAACATGGGGAACGGCGTAGAAAGTTTGAATTTGATTTGCGTGGGGAGCGAGGAGGGTGTGGTGAAGAGGAGGGGCGGGGTGGGGGAGGCAGCTCTCACCTCCGGAGGTGCCGTGGACCTGATGGCTTTGATGACGACAAGGATGGGCTCCCGGAGTGGTGCCTGGATGATGAGGATGAAGAAATGGGCACCTTCGATGCCTCTGGGGCCTTCTTGCCTCTCAAG AAGGGCCCCAAGGAGCCCATTCCAGAGGAGCAGGAGCTGGATTTCCAGGgcctggaggaagaggaggaagagcctTCAGAAGGGCTGGATGAGGACGGACCTGAGGCAG GTGGGAAGGAACTAACCCCACTGCCTCCTCAGGAGGAGAAGTCCAGTTCCTCATCCCCACTGTCCACCTTGGGCCCACTCTGGGGGACGAATGGGGATGGTGAGGAAACTGTGGAGAAAGAGCTCCCCACAGCTGAAG GAGATGAGCTGAGGGGAGTTCAGCTGAGTCCTGGGGTGGCCTCACCCGCTGCTCCACCTGGAGATCTGGAGGATGAAGAAGGCTTGAAGCACCTGCAGCAG GAGGCAGAAAAGCTGGTGGCCTCCTTGCAGGACAGTTCTCTGGAGGAGGAACAGTTCACGGCTGCTATGCAGACCCAGGGCCTGCGCCACTCCACAGCTGCCACTGCCCTCCCCCTCAGCCATGGCGCTGCCCGAAAGTGGTTCTACAAGGACCCACAAGGGGAGATCCAAG GCCCCTTTACAACCCAGGAGATGGCAGAGTGGTTCCAGGCTGGCTACTTCTCCATGTCATTGCTGGTGAAGCGGGGCTGTGATGAGGGCTTCCAGCCTCTAGGAGAGGTGATCAAGATGTGGGGCCGCGTGCCCTTTGCCCCTGGGCCCTCCCCACCCCCGCTGCTG GGAAACATGGACCAGGAGCGCCTGAAGAAGCAGCAGGAGCTGGCCGCAGCGGCCTTGTACCAGCAGCTGCAGCACCAGCAGTTTCTTCAGCTGGTTGGCAG CCGCCAGCTCCCACAGTGCGCACTCCGGGAAAAGGCAGCTATGGGGGACCTGACGACGCCGCAGCAGCAGCTCACGACATTCCTGCAGCAGCTCCAGGCTCTCAAACCCCCCAG AGGTGGGGACCAGAACCTGCTTCCGACGATGAGCCGGTCCTTGTCGGTGCCAGATTCAGGCTCCCTCTGGGATGTACATACCTCAGCCTCATCACAGTCTG GTGGTGAGGCCAGTCTTTGGGACATACCAATTAACTCTTCGACTCAGGGTCCAATTCTAGAACAACTCCAGCTGCAACATAAA TTCCAGGAGCGCAGAGAAGTGGAGCTCAGGGCGAAGCGGGAGGAGGAGGAGCGCAAGCGCCGCGAGGAGAAGCGCCGCCAGCAGCACCAAGAGGAGCAGaagcggaggcaggaggaggaggagctcttTCGGCGCAAGCAG GTGCGGCAGCAGGAACTGTTGCTGAAGCTGCTGCAGCAGCAACAAGCCGCAGCTGCTGTCCCTGTGCCCCCTGCACCCAGCTCCCCACCCCCGCTCTGGGCTGGCCTGGCCAAGCAGGGTCTGTCCATGAAGACCCTGCTGGAGCTACAGCTGGAGGGAGAGCGGCAGCTGCACAAGCAGCCTACACCCCGGGAGCTGCCTCGGGCCCAGGCCCCCAACCACCGTGTG CAGCTTGGGGGCCTGGGCACTGGCCCCCTGAACCAGTGGGTATCTGAGGCTGGGCCACTGTGGGGCGGGCCAGACAAGAGTGGAGGCAGCAGTGGTGGCAGCTTGGGCCTCTGGGAGGACACCCTCAAGAGCAGTGGGAGCCTGGCCCGCAGCCTCGGCCTGAAGAACAGCCGGAGCAGCCCATCT CTCAGCGACTCCTATAGCCACCTGACAGGTCGGCCTGTTCGCAAAAAGACAGAGGAAGAAGAGAAGCTGCTGAAGCTGTTACAGGGCATCCCCAGGCCCCAGGACGGCTTCACCCAGTGGTGTGAGCAGATGCTGCACACCCTGAGCACCACGGGCAGCCTGGACG TGCCCATGGCTGTAGCGATCCTCAAGGAGGTAGAATCCCCCTATGATGTCCATGATTATATCCGTTCCTGTCTGGGGGACACGCTGGAAGCCAAAGAATTTGCCAAACAATTCCTGGAGCGGAGGGCCAAGCAGAAAGCCAGCCAGcaacggcagcagcagcagcag ACAGCCTTTCAGGCCAACCACAGCACCAAACTTGGCCCTGGGGAGGGCAGCAAGGCCAAGAGGCGGGCATTGATGCTGCACTCGGACCCCAGCATCTTGG
- the Gigyf1 gene encoding GRB10-interacting GYF protein 1 isoform X3, whose amino-acid sequence MGKGAGPPLAGTSRGRGSTRSRGRGRGDSCFYQRSIEEGEGAFGRSPREIQRSQSWDDRGERRFEKSARRDGARSAFEEGGAGPRKEHARSDSENWRSLREEQEEEEEGSWRLGAGPRRDGDRWRSTSPDGGPRSAGWREHGERRRKFEFDLRGERGGCGEEEGRGGGGSSHLRRCRGPDGFDDDKDGLPEWCLDDEDEEMGTFDASGAFLPLKKGPKEPIPEEQELDFQGLEEEEEEPSEGLDEDGPEAGGKELTPLPPQEEKSSSSSPLSTLGPLWGTNGDGEETVEKELPTAEGDELRGVQLSPGVASPAAPPGDLEDEEGLKHLQQEAEKLVASLQDSSLEEEQFTAAMQTQGLRHSTAATALPLSHGAARKWFYKDPQGEIQGPFTTQEMAEWFQAGYFSMSLLVKRGCDEGFQPLGEVIKMWGRVPFAPGPSPPPLLGNMDQERLKKQQELAAAALYQQLQHQQFLQLVGSRQLPQCALREKAAMGDLTTPQQQLTTFLQQLQALKPPRGGDQNLLPTMSRSLSVPDSGSLWDVHTSASSQSGGEASLWDIPINSSTQGPILEQLQLQHKFQERREVELRAKREEEERKRREEKRRQQHQEEQKRRQEEEELFRRKQVRQQELLLKLLQQQQAAAAVPVPPAPSSPPPLWAGLAKQGLSMKTLLELQLEGERQLHKQPTPRELPRAQAPNHRVQLGGLGTGPLNQWVSEAGPLWGGPDKSGGSSGGSLGLWEDTLKSSGSLARSLGLKNSRSSPSLSDSYSHLTGRPVRKKTEEEEKLLKLLQGIPRPQDGFTQWCEQMLHTLSTTGSLDVPMAVAILKEVESPYDVHDYIRSCLGDTLEAKEFAKQFLERRAKQKASQQRQQQQQEAWLSSASLQTAFQANHSTKLGPGEGSKAKRRALMLHSDPSILGYSLHGPSGEIESVDDY is encoded by the exons ATGGGGAAAGGGGCTGGCCCCCCCCTGGCTGGCACCTCCCGTGGCAGGGGCAGCACGCGGAGCAGAG GCCGTGGCCGTGGTGACAGTTGCTTTTACCAAAGAAGCATTGAGGAAGGCGAGGGGGCCTTCGGGCGAAGTCCCCGGGAGATCCAGCGAAGCcagagctgggatgacag AGGTGAGAGGCGGTTTGAGAAGTCAGCAAGGAGGGATGGAG CCCGATCTGCATTCGAGGAGGGCGGGGCTGGCCCACGGAAGGAGCATGCTCGCTCAGATAGTGAGAACTGGCGTTCCCTGCGAGAGgagcaagaggaggaggaggagggcagctGGAGACTAGGGGCAGGACCCCGGCGAGATGGAGATCGCTGGCGCTCCACCAGCCCTG ATGGTGGCCCCCGCTCTGCTGGCTGGCGGGAACATGGGGAACGGCGTAGAAAGTTTGAATTTGATTTGCGTGGGGAGCGAGGAGGGTGTGGTGAAGAGGAGGGGCGGGGTGGGGGAGGCAGCTCTCACCTCCGGAGGTGCCGTGGACCTGATGGCTTTGATGACGACAAGGATGGGCTCCCGGAGTGGTGCCTGGATGATGAGGATGAAGAAATGGGCACCTTCGATGCCTCTGGGGCCTTCTTGCCTCTCAAG AAGGGCCCCAAGGAGCCCATTCCAGAGGAGCAGGAGCTGGATTTCCAGGgcctggaggaagaggaggaagagcctTCAGAAGGGCTGGATGAGGACGGACCTGAGGCAG GTGGGAAGGAACTAACCCCACTGCCTCCTCAGGAGGAGAAGTCCAGTTCCTCATCCCCACTGTCCACCTTGGGCCCACTCTGGGGGACGAATGGGGATGGTGAGGAAACTGTGGAGAAAGAGCTCCCCACAGCTGAAG GAGATGAGCTGAGGGGAGTTCAGCTGAGTCCTGGGGTGGCCTCACCCGCTGCTCCACCTGGAGATCTGGAGGATGAAGAAGGCTTGAAGCACCTGCAGCAG GAGGCAGAAAAGCTGGTGGCCTCCTTGCAGGACAGTTCTCTGGAGGAGGAACAGTTCACGGCTGCTATGCAGACCCAGGGCCTGCGCCACTCCACAGCTGCCACTGCCCTCCCCCTCAGCCATGGCGCTGCCCGAAAGTGGTTCTACAAGGACCCACAAGGGGAGATCCAAG GCCCCTTTACAACCCAGGAGATGGCAGAGTGGTTCCAGGCTGGCTACTTCTCCATGTCATTGCTGGTGAAGCGGGGCTGTGATGAGGGCTTCCAGCCTCTAGGAGAGGTGATCAAGATGTGGGGCCGCGTGCCCTTTGCCCCTGGGCCCTCCCCACCCCCGCTGCTG GGAAACATGGACCAGGAGCGCCTGAAGAAGCAGCAGGAGCTGGCCGCAGCGGCCTTGTACCAGCAGCTGCAGCACCAGCAGTTTCTTCAGCTGGTTGGCAG CCGCCAGCTCCCACAGTGCGCACTCCGGGAAAAGGCAGCTATGGGGGACCTGACGACGCCGCAGCAGCAGCTCACGACATTCCTGCAGCAGCTCCAGGCTCTCAAACCCCCCAG AGGTGGGGACCAGAACCTGCTTCCGACGATGAGCCGGTCCTTGTCGGTGCCAGATTCAGGCTCCCTCTGGGATGTACATACCTCAGCCTCATCACAGTCTG GTGGTGAGGCCAGTCTTTGGGACATACCAATTAACTCTTCGACTCAGGGTCCAATTCTAGAACAACTCCAGCTGCAACATAAA TTCCAGGAGCGCAGAGAAGTGGAGCTCAGGGCGAAGCGGGAGGAGGAGGAGCGCAAGCGCCGCGAGGAGAAGCGCCGCCAGCAGCACCAAGAGGAGCAGaagcggaggcaggaggaggaggagctcttTCGGCGCAAGCAG GTGCGGCAGCAGGAACTGTTGCTGAAGCTGCTGCAGCAGCAACAAGCCGCAGCTGCTGTCCCTGTGCCCCCTGCACCCAGCTCCCCACCCCCGCTCTGGGCTGGCCTGGCCAAGCAGGGTCTGTCCATGAAGACCCTGCTGGAGCTACAGCTGGAGGGAGAGCGGCAGCTGCACAAGCAGCCTACACCCCGGGAGCTGCCTCGGGCCCAGGCCCCCAACCACCGTGTG CAGCTTGGGGGCCTGGGCACTGGCCCCCTGAACCAGTGGGTATCTGAGGCTGGGCCACTGTGGGGCGGGCCAGACAAGAGTGGAGGCAGCAGTGGTGGCAGCTTGGGCCTCTGGGAGGACACCCTCAAGAGCAGTGGGAGCCTGGCCCGCAGCCTCGGCCTGAAGAACAGCCGGAGCAGCCCATCT CTCAGCGACTCCTATAGCCACCTGACAGGTCGGCCTGTTCGCAAAAAGACAGAGGAAGAAGAGAAGCTGCTGAAGCTGTTACAGGGCATCCCCAGGCCCCAGGACGGCTTCACCCAGTGGTGTGAGCAGATGCTGCACACCCTGAGCACCACGGGCAGCCTGGACG TGCCCATGGCTGTAGCGATCCTCAAGGAGGTAGAATCCCCCTATGATGTCCATGATTATATCCGTTCCTGTCTGGGGGACACGCTGGAAGCCAAAGAATTTGCCAAACAATTCCTGGAGCGGAGGGCCAAGCAGAAAGCCAGCCAGcaacggcagcagcagcagcag GAGGCGTGGCTGAGCAGTGCCTCTCTGCAGACAGCCTTTCAGGCCAACCACAGCACCAAACTTGGCCCTGGGGAGGGCAGCAAGGCCAAGAGGCGGGCATTGATGCTGCACTCGGACCCCAGCATCTTGG